In one Dermacentor variabilis isolate Ectoservices chromosome 4, ASM5094787v1, whole genome shotgun sequence genomic region, the following are encoded:
- the ND-B14.5B gene encoding NADH dehydrogenase (ubiquinone) B14.5 B subunit isoform X1, with amino-acid sequence MMAEDEKYGKLPPYYENLFSPEPPNEHRVFMERVYYWGIPALFGGFAACVSNYFMRKPIMSGIQRHISYMAVAVGLGELGCRYSDYQSRERDAILRRYILLHPEDFPEPERKKYRDVLEPWIPVR; translated from the exons ATGATGGCGGAAGACGAGAAGTACGGCAAACTGCCTCCATATTACGAGAACCTGTTTAGTCCTGAGCCACCAAATGAACATAGGGTGTTTATGGAACGCGTTTATTACTGGGGCATTCCTGCACTGTTTGGTGGATTCGCAGCTTGTGTATCGAACTATTTCATGAGGAAGCCTATAATGAGCG GTATTCAAAGACATATTAGCTACATGGCTGTTGCTGTAGGCCTTGGAGAACTTGGTTGTCGCTACTCTGACTACCAGTCTCGGGAGCGAGATGCCATTCTTCGTCGCTACATTTTGTTGCACCCGGAGGACTTTCCAGAGCCTG AGCGGAAGAAGTACAGAGATGTTCTTGAGCCCTGGATTCCAGTCCGATGA
- the ND-B14.5B gene encoding NADH dehydrogenase (ubiquinone) B14.5 B subunit isoform X2, whose translation MAVAVGLGELGCRYSDYQSRERDAILRRYILLHPEDFPEPERKKYRDVLEPWIPVR comes from the exons ATGGCTGTTGCTGTAGGCCTTGGAGAACTTGGTTGTCGCTACTCTGACTACCAGTCTCGGGAGCGAGATGCCATTCTTCGTCGCTACATTTTGTTGCACCCGGAGGACTTTCCAGAGCCTG AGCGGAAGAAGTACAGAGATGTTCTTGAGCCCTGGATTCCAGTCCGATGA